In Paenibacillus sp. BIC5C1, a genomic segment contains:
- a CDS encoding aspartyl-phosphate phosphatase Spo0E family protein produces MREIKQIKDQIEQNRQHLRRLVEKHGMHDDKVLKQSMVLDELINKYIRLREK; encoded by the coding sequence GTGAGAGAAATCAAGCAGATCAAAGATCAAATCGAGCAGAATCGGCAACATTTGCGTCGGTTGGTGGAGAAACATGGCATGCATGATGATAAGGTCCTCAAGCAGTCTATGGTGCTGGATGAACTAATTAATAAATATATTCGACTAAGAGAGAAATAA
- a CDS encoding DUF1453 family protein — protein MTTSMWVQMIIMFAVLVITSIGRKPVRYYRLLLPFVIMGYYAFKFLKDMTFTGNNVLFLLVAVIVGALFGMIVLGITRMEFDATAGKWYTRVGIGSVVVWAAAFLLRILPVEWITHHPQQAYQYATEHQLDLQNIGPAFILMTAAMVLVRVAGILFRSRVSKVQHTIGT, from the coding sequence ATGACGACGAGCATGTGGGTTCAGATGATCATCATGTTTGCAGTTTTAGTAATCACTTCAATTGGGCGAAAGCCAGTACGTTATTATCGTTTATTGCTGCCTTTCGTTATTATGGGTTATTATGCATTCAAATTCCTTAAAGATATGACTTTTACAGGCAATAATGTACTGTTTTTGTTGGTGGCCGTGATTGTAGGGGCGTTATTTGGAATGATTGTGCTGGGAATAACACGTATGGAATTCGATGCAACGGCAGGTAAGTGGTATACCCGAGTGGGGATAGGTAGTGTGGTCGTTTGGGCGGCGGCATTCCTGCTACGCATTCTGCCGGTGGAATGGATTACGCATCATCCGCAGCAAGCATATCAGTATGCAACTGAGCATCAACTGGATCTTCAGAATATCGGTCCTGCATTTATATTAATGACTGCTGCTATGGTGTTGGTGCGTGTAGCAGGGATTCTATTCCGCTCCAGAGTGAGTAAAGTTCAGCATACGATTGGAACATAA
- a CDS encoding aspartyl-phosphate phosphatase Spo0E family protein: MREPKQIRDQIEQNRHELSRLAEYHGMQDYKVLQQSMVLDELINEYNRFKYKKHFMKRQPIA, from the coding sequence GTGAGAGAACCGAAGCAGATTAGAGACCAAATCGAACAGAACAGGCATGAGTTAAGTCGTTTGGCGGAATATCATGGCATGCAAGACTACAAAGTCCTTCAACAATCGATGGTATTAGACGAGTTAATTAATGAATATAATCGCTTCAAATATAAAAAACACTTTATGAAAAGACAGCCGATTGCATAA
- a CDS encoding sensor histidine kinase: protein MEMMDKVQDYFGRNMNLRTKLLLLFLGMTLLPLSLQGVVNYLHFSQTIDRKTEQFTIDMVRQINTNLNRLLKDFERLSLLPLYDQMVLGILGKYNAPMGSGTWARSDDYLKMKLYTSGQAYDRPEIRGIHLISNSGILFSNLDSLAVNPVWDSRQDDWFAELNGSDGEWRLLPPHDPSYYTGSHEEPYISVAREIRDPGTLQRLGYILIDIRLEAFGQLLSNLNFEQNASLMIVDGKQRLLFERTSAGGLSAYDQLLTHGQLQGYAGNQKVVLDGKSYLYVQHHSSYSGLSVISLTPIAVIQKESGEMLTFTFGFAVLCMAAVAVLAVLLPYRITRPLIRLKHNMIRVEQGDFSQRVAHFSNDEFGQISRGFNRMMEEINRLFNEVFLLGIQEREAELSALQSQINPHFIYNTLESINMMAVRQKHAEVSDMVTALGKLLRYTIDKVDRRVPLQEELAFVQSYVRIQQVRYDGKLEVIYDIDEAITECLIPKLILQPLVENAVYHGIEGQAGGGVIWVSALKFDDELLLIIVRDNGKGMAQVEIDELNESIARQPSNEALRCHAGDRLGLNNIAQRLRLMYGEGGSLSVDGSPGQGLAVTISIQFQPKGE, encoded by the coding sequence ATGGAAATGATGGACAAGGTACAGGATTATTTTGGAAGAAACATGAACCTGCGCACCAAGCTGCTCCTATTGTTCCTGGGGATGACCTTGCTGCCGCTAAGCTTGCAGGGCGTGGTGAATTACCTGCATTTCTCGCAAACGATTGATCGCAAGACAGAGCAGTTCACCATTGATATGGTTCGCCAGATTAATACCAATCTGAATCGGCTGCTCAAGGACTTCGAGCGGTTGTCGCTCTTGCCGCTCTACGATCAGATGGTGCTCGGCATTCTGGGCAAATACAATGCTCCGATGGGATCGGGTACATGGGCGAGGTCCGATGACTATCTGAAAATGAAGCTCTACACGTCCGGTCAAGCGTATGACCGACCGGAAATTCGTGGCATCCATCTGATCAGCAACAGCGGTATTTTGTTCTCCAATCTGGATTCGCTGGCAGTAAATCCGGTATGGGACAGCAGGCAGGATGACTGGTTTGCAGAGCTTAACGGCTCGGATGGGGAATGGCGTCTGCTTCCTCCGCACGATCCAAGCTATTACACGGGCAGTCATGAAGAGCCGTATATATCAGTTGCCCGTGAGATACGTGATCCGGGTACTCTCCAGCGACTGGGTTATATTCTGATCGACATCCGGCTGGAAGCCTTCGGCCAACTCTTGTCCAATCTGAATTTTGAGCAAAATGCGAGCCTGATGATTGTCGACGGCAAGCAGCGTCTCCTGTTCGAACGCACCTCAGCAGGGGGTCTGTCTGCATACGACCAACTGTTAACGCATGGCCAGCTTCAAGGCTACGCAGGCAACCAAAAGGTTGTCCTTGATGGGAAGTCCTATCTGTACGTACAGCACCATTCCAGTTATTCAGGACTTTCGGTGATCAGCCTTACACCTATTGCCGTTATTCAGAAGGAGTCGGGCGAGATGCTCACGTTTACGTTTGGGTTCGCTGTGTTATGTATGGCGGCCGTAGCAGTTCTCGCTGTTCTCTTACCCTATCGTATAACGAGACCATTAATTCGACTGAAACACAATATGATTCGAGTAGAGCAGGGAGATTTTAGCCAGCGCGTAGCGCACTTCAGCAATGATGAGTTCGGGCAGATTAGCCGGGGTTTTAACCGAATGATGGAAGAGATTAACCGACTGTTTAACGAAGTATTTCTGCTGGGCATTCAAGAGCGAGAAGCGGAGTTGTCAGCATTGCAGAGCCAGATTAATCCCCATTTTATATACAACACATTGGAGTCCATCAACATGATGGCGGTGCGCCAGAAGCACGCTGAAGTGTCTGATATGGTGACGGCACTTGGCAAGCTGCTGCGTTATACGATTGATAAGGTGGACCGGAGGGTTCCGCTTCAGGAAGAACTGGCTTTTGTACAATCCTATGTACGCATTCAACAGGTACGTTATGATGGCAAGCTGGAAGTAATCTATGACATCGATGAAGCCATTACAGAGTGTCTGATTCCCAAGCTGATATTGCAACCGCTGGTGGAGAACGCTGTCTACCATGGCATTGAAGGGCAGGCCGGTGGCGGAGTGATCTGGGTGTCTGCATTGAAATTTGATGATGAGCTGCTGCTGATTATTGTGCGTGATAATGGCAAAGGCATGGCTCAGGTAGAGATTGATGAATTAAATGAATCCATTGCTCGGCAGCCTTCCAATGAGGCATTGCGCTGTCATGCGGGGGACAGGCTGGGACTTAACAATATCGCCCAAAGGCTCCGCCTCATGTATGGGGAAGGTGGCAGCCTGAGCGTGGATGGCAGTCCTGGGCAGGGCCTGGCGGTCACGATATCCATTCAATTTCAACCGAAAGGGGAATGA
- a CDS encoding response regulator transcription factor, whose product MYKVLLVEDETVIRQGLRELIVQAAPQFEVTGEASSGIEALDFLRCEVPDVLITDIRMREMDGLTLVSKARDMYPELLMIIISGYGEFEYARKAMEYGVLNYLLKPIERHELALCIQKIQLLLDRRYGISTLPVTELSGKAEHSAGDTRKIIRDVKEHIKQHPDGDLRLQTIAALVNLNPTYLSQLFKSETGTNYSEYIAESRMERAKWLLVNTGLKIYDVARLSGHQSPKHFMLVFKQQVGWTAGEYRDRFSIS is encoded by the coding sequence ATGTATAAAGTATTGCTTGTGGAGGATGAGACGGTCATCCGTCAGGGGCTGAGAGAGCTGATTGTACAGGCAGCTCCTCAGTTCGAGGTAACAGGTGAAGCTTCGAGCGGAATCGAGGCACTGGATTTTCTGAGATGTGAAGTACCGGATGTGTTGATCACGGATATTCGCATGCGTGAAATGGACGGGCTGACACTGGTATCCAAAGCAAGAGATATGTACCCTGAATTGCTGATGATCATCATTAGCGGCTACGGCGAGTTTGAATATGCACGCAAGGCAATGGAATACGGGGTGTTGAACTATCTGCTGAAGCCGATTGAACGTCATGAACTGGCATTATGCATCCAAAAAATTCAATTGCTGCTGGACCGCAGGTACGGCATTTCAACCCTTCCAGTCACGGAGTTATCTGGGAAAGCAGAGCACTCTGCAGGAGATACGCGGAAGATTATCCGCGATGTGAAGGAGCACATCAAGCAGCATCCCGATGGGGATCTGCGACTTCAGACCATAGCAGCTCTGGTTAATCTGAACCCAACCTATCTGAGCCAGCTGTTCAAGAGCGAAACAGGAACCAATTACTCCGAATACATCGCTGAGTCTCGTATGGAACGGGCCAAGTGGCTGCTGGTTAACACAGGGCTCAAAATCTATGATGTTGCAAGGTTATCCGGGCATCAGAGTCCCAAGCACTTCATGCTGGTGTTCAAGCAGCAGGTGGGATGGACAGCAGGAGAATATCGTGACCGATTCAGTATTTCTTGA
- a CDS encoding sugar ABC transporter substrate-binding protein, producing the protein MKKAGLILILLLMMIASIGCTSSKSGSDPGQAAGENGEVELKFMMWGNQAHMDVYNKLIDGFTQENPGIKVTMESVPFAEYQQKISVLAAGGSLPDIAWVSERMVPQFKSNHILADVSEFKDDAQFKLDDYIPSTLDLFRDGDQLLGLPFSTPPVVMFYNKTLFDKAGLTDPNTLASQGQWTWEQFENSAKAITSKEATNRIYGANFFRDWKTWAVLSSYSWSNGSGPFDEGMTKFTWNDAYGVQTFELLERMMFTDESHPKAGEQVSFDAGNVGMFFDNYSYVSKAREITDFEWSIAPMPSGSQGSVPMLGQAGYAMFNDSKHPEETKKLLKYFASEQGIQATATYFVPPRTSVLNSDAFINQPNNPSKEHIVQAVINEMPKARLIPGHIRWQDIDNAVLQGFDRLFARSATPEDNLKQMQEEIQSVLQQ; encoded by the coding sequence ATGAAAAAAGCAGGACTGATATTGATACTCTTACTCATGATGATTGCTTCAATCGGGTGCACAAGCTCCAAATCCGGAAGTGATCCTGGGCAAGCAGCCGGGGAGAATGGAGAGGTTGAGCTGAAATTCATGATGTGGGGCAATCAGGCACATATGGATGTATACAACAAGCTGATCGATGGCTTCACGCAGGAAAATCCAGGCATCAAGGTGACGATGGAATCCGTCCCTTTCGCGGAATACCAGCAAAAAATTTCGGTGCTTGCCGCTGGCGGCTCTCTCCCGGATATCGCCTGGGTATCGGAGCGGATGGTGCCCCAGTTCAAATCCAATCACATTCTGGCTGATGTATCCGAGTTCAAGGATGATGCACAGTTCAAGCTGGATGATTATATACCAAGTACATTGGATTTGTTCCGTGATGGAGATCAACTGCTAGGGCTGCCTTTCTCCACACCTCCAGTGGTCATGTTCTACAATAAAACGCTGTTCGACAAAGCAGGCCTGACCGACCCCAATACACTTGCCAGCCAAGGACAATGGACATGGGAACAGTTCGAGAATTCTGCCAAGGCGATTACCAGCAAGGAGGCGACCAACCGGATCTATGGCGCCAACTTCTTTCGCGATTGGAAGACCTGGGCTGTGCTCTCCTCGTATTCCTGGTCCAATGGCAGCGGCCCGTTCGACGAAGGCATGACGAAGTTCACCTGGAACGATGCCTATGGCGTACAGACCTTTGAACTGCTGGAGCGCATGATGTTCACCGATGAATCGCATCCAAAAGCAGGTGAGCAGGTCAGCTTCGATGCTGGCAATGTAGGCATGTTCTTTGATAACTACAGCTATGTCTCCAAAGCAAGAGAGATTACCGATTTTGAGTGGAGTATCGCTCCCATGCCTTCCGGCTCACAGGGCAGCGTACCGATGCTGGGGCAGGCTGGATATGCCATGTTCAACGACAGCAAACATCCGGAGGAAACCAAGAAGCTGTTGAAGTATTTTGCCAGCGAGCAGGGCATTCAGGCGACGGCCACCTATTTTGTGCCTCCGCGTACCTCTGTGCTGAACTCCGATGCGTTCATTAATCAGCCGAATAATCCGAGCAAGGAGCATATTGTGCAGGCGGTGATTAATGAAATGCCAAAAGCGCGCTTGATTCCCGGTCATATCCGTTGGCAGGATATCGATAATGCGGTGTTGCAGGGATTTGACCGACTGTTCGCCCGTTCAGCGACACCTGAGGATAATCTGAAGCAAATGCAGGAAGAGATCCAAAGCGTACTGCAGCAATAA
- a CDS encoding carbohydrate ABC transporter permease: protein MTHSRKRTGRGPLAREAQIAGWLFVSPMVLGFTLLLLFPMGLALYMSLTDWPLLGDHHFIGLENYRNVMTDAMFWKVLANTVYFTAGLVPLNIVLALLLALLLSRSLRGIGIFRTAIFVPVMTSLIVWSIVWKLMYATESGLINQLLLMIGIKGPAWLYNQDLAMPAVIVTSVLKNVGLNMVLFIAAIQQVPRSLYEAATLDGAGRRGTFFHVTLPMITPTVFLTMVMTVIGSLKVFGQIYVMTQGGPSNSTKVLVYYIWEKAFKLFQFGYASSLAYVLFFIVLILTLLQWQLRKRWVFNEGDA, encoded by the coding sequence GTGACCCATTCACGCAAGCGTACAGGAAGAGGTCCGCTCGCCAGAGAGGCCCAGATCGCGGGATGGCTGTTTGTATCACCTATGGTGCTCGGGTTTACCCTGCTGCTGCTGTTTCCCATGGGTTTGGCGCTATACATGAGCCTGACCGACTGGCCGCTGCTGGGGGATCATCATTTTATTGGACTGGAGAATTACCGGAATGTGATGACAGACGCCATGTTCTGGAAGGTGCTTGCCAATACGGTCTATTTCACTGCGGGGCTTGTGCCGCTTAATATTGTGCTCGCGCTGCTGCTTGCGTTGCTGCTATCCAGAAGTTTGCGCGGCATCGGGATTTTTCGAACAGCTATCTTCGTTCCGGTCATGACCTCGCTGATTGTATGGTCCATCGTGTGGAAGCTGATGTATGCCACAGAGTCGGGACTGATCAATCAGCTTCTGTTGATGATCGGTATCAAGGGTCCGGCATGGCTCTACAACCAGGATCTGGCGATGCCTGCAGTTATTGTGACGAGTGTACTGAAAAATGTGGGCCTCAATATGGTGCTGTTCATTGCAGCCATTCAGCAAGTACCGCGTTCACTTTACGAAGCGGCAACACTGGACGGCGCGGGCAGAAGGGGAACCTTCTTTCATGTCACGCTGCCCATGATTACGCCAACGGTGTTTTTAACCATGGTCATGACTGTGATTGGCTCGCTTAAGGTGTTTGGACAGATCTACGTCATGACACAGGGAGGGCCGAGCAACAGCACGAAGGTATTGGTCTATTATATCTGGGAAAAAGCATTCAAATTATTTCAGTTCGGCTACGCCTCTTCGCTTGCCTATGTGCTTTTCTTTATCGTGCTAATTCTGACGCTGCTGCAATGGCAGCTTCGAAAGAGGTGGGTATTCAATGAAGGCGATGCCTAA
- a CDS encoding carbohydrate ABC transporter permease, with product MKAMPNPSIRKTGSALGTYLLLTLISLIMIVPFIWMISTSFKEPQSIFTYPPQWIPDTFRFQNYIDVFRLIPFHRFYFNSVYIAAVVVLGTVFFASLAGYAFAKIPFKGRNVVFLILLSAMMIPHEVTAIPMFLFMRQLGWIDTHLPLILLPIFGAGGVFGIFVMRQFFITVPTELEEAAMIDGCNRFRIYARIMLPIAKPGMATLTIFTFVTIWNEFFDPLIFINSRELMTLPLGLSLFTDEVGTAWQYLMSATVMATLPLLIVFFLAQRRFIEGVAMTGLKE from the coding sequence ATGAAGGCGATGCCTAATCCTTCGATTCGCAAGACTGGCAGTGCCCTGGGGACGTACTTGCTGCTGACACTGATCTCGCTGATCATGATTGTTCCATTTATCTGGATGATATCGACGTCATTCAAGGAGCCTCAGAGCATATTTACCTATCCACCCCAATGGATACCGGATACCTTCCGATTTCAGAACTACATCGATGTCTTTCGATTGATTCCGTTTCATCGTTTTTATTTTAACAGTGTATATATTGCTGCTGTGGTTGTGCTGGGTACGGTGTTCTTTGCATCTCTCGCCGGGTACGCATTTGCCAAAATTCCGTTCAAGGGACGTAATGTGGTATTTCTCATCCTGCTGAGTGCGATGATGATTCCCCATGAGGTGACGGCAATCCCGATGTTTCTGTTCATGCGGCAGCTGGGGTGGATTGATACACATCTTCCGCTGATTTTACTGCCGATATTTGGGGCGGGCGGTGTGTTTGGCATCTTTGTGATGCGGCAGTTCTTCATTACGGTACCCACCGAGCTGGAAGAAGCGGCGATGATTGACGGTTGCAACCGATTCCGGATCTATGCTCGTATTATGCTCCCCATTGCCAAGCCCGGCATGGCAACGCTGACGATCTTTACTTTTGTGACGATCTGGAATGAGTTTTTCGATCCGTTGATTTTCATTAACTCGCGAGAATTAATGACGCTGCCGCTTGGGTTATCCTTGTTCACGGATGAAGTGGGTACGGCCTGGCAATATCTGATGAGCGCCACCGTCATGGCGACTTTGCCGCTGCTGATTGTCTTTTTCCTGGCACAACGGCGCTTCATTGAGGGGGTTGCCATGACAGGACTGAAAGAGTAG
- a CDS encoding FAD-dependent oxidoreductase has translation MKKEEADVVVVGGGPAGIAAAIAAGRQGVRVVLVERYGFVGGMSTAAMVYPWMTFHTESGEQVIRGIAQEIVDRLQARGGSPGHLRDTVGFVHTVTPYHPAIYQVVAAEMLQEAGVRLLLHSFVDEVVMLDDRIEAVRLTNKSGRMELRANVFVDASGDADAAYLAGASIAKGRDGDNQSQPMTMKFRMRGVDLGRVKQYMQEHPEDFYAKTPFSELDSIPLTGVSGFYSQWKKAGVPINRDQVLFFTGPAEDEVLINCTRVQGLDATDAEDLTSAEQEGRKQVLMIAEFLQRDVPGFERASISAVAPQIGIRESRRIMGHYALTKDDVVAGRKFDDVIARSGYPIDIHDPSGQGVVAAFIEGDGAYDIPYRSLISRNIRNLLAAGRCISTTHEAHATTRLTPSCMATGQAAGTASALAVQMKLDPLELPVAVLQKELRCNGAAI, from the coding sequence ATGAAAAAGGAAGAAGCGGATGTGGTTGTTGTGGGAGGGGGTCCGGCGGGTATAGCGGCAGCCATCGCTGCTGGACGACAAGGTGTTCGAGTAGTACTTGTGGAGCGGTACGGGTTCGTTGGAGGAATGTCGACTGCCGCCATGGTCTATCCTTGGATGACTTTCCATACGGAGAGTGGTGAACAGGTGATTCGGGGTATCGCCCAGGAAATCGTTGACCGACTTCAGGCGCGCGGCGGCTCTCCGGGGCATCTTCGTGATACGGTTGGATTTGTGCACACCGTTACGCCTTATCATCCGGCGATCTATCAAGTGGTTGCGGCGGAGATGCTGCAGGAGGCAGGTGTGCGGCTGTTATTGCACAGCTTCGTAGATGAAGTGGTTATGTTGGATGATCGGATAGAGGCGGTACGTCTGACGAACAAGTCTGGCCGAATGGAGCTCAGAGCGAACGTATTCGTGGATGCCAGCGGTGATGCGGATGCGGCTTATCTTGCGGGCGCTTCTATTGCAAAGGGGCGAGATGGCGATAACCAATCACAGCCGATGACCATGAAATTTCGAATGCGTGGTGTGGACCTTGGACGAGTAAAACAATATATGCAGGAGCACCCTGAGGATTTCTATGCCAAAACCCCCTTCTCCGAACTGGACAGTATTCCGTTAACCGGGGTGAGTGGCTTCTATTCCCAATGGAAAAAAGCAGGTGTGCCGATTAATCGTGATCAGGTATTGTTTTTTACCGGTCCTGCTGAAGATGAAGTATTGATTAACTGCACCCGGGTACAGGGGTTGGATGCTACAGATGCAGAAGATCTGACCTCTGCTGAACAGGAAGGCAGGAAGCAGGTGCTGATGATCGCTGAGTTTTTGCAGCGTGACGTGCCTGGATTCGAGCGGGCTTCGATCTCAGCAGTAGCACCTCAGATCGGTATCCGTGAATCCAGGCGAATCATGGGACACTATGCATTGACCAAGGACGATGTGGTTGCAGGGCGAAAATTTGACGATGTAATCGCCAGAAGTGGCTATCCGATTGATATTCATGATCCCTCCGGTCAAGGCGTCGTAGCGGCCTTTATAGAAGGAGACGGAGCATACGATATTCCGTACCGCTCTCTGATCTCCCGTAATATTCGTAATCTGCTGGCGGCAGGTCGATGTATCTCTACCACACATGAGGCTCACGCAACGACAAGGCTGACTCCAAGCTGCATGGCTACGGGGCAGGCGGCGGGAACAGCATCTGCTTTAGCTGTTCAGATGAAGCTAGATCCGTTGGAACTGCCGGTAGCGGTGCTGCAAAAGGAACTACGTTGTAACGGAGCAGCGATTTGA
- a CDS encoding amino acid ABC transporter permease yields the protein MDFSGAYAWPNLRFLLHGFLITLQVAGLSIVFSFVLGTVLGTVRYTRIPVLSQIVAVIVDTIRNLPLLLIIFFIHIVLPQLGIKMSVFWSTVVGLSLFEGAMIAEIVRSGLKSIERGQVEAARSSGLSYMQTLGGIIMPQALRRMSPPMVSQFISLLKDTSLAIIISLPELMHNVQILGGQSFDYVIPALLLAAVLYFVINYTLSIVARRLEARMT from the coding sequence ATGGACTTTAGCGGGGCCTACGCCTGGCCCAACCTTCGTTTCCTGCTGCACGGATTCCTGATTACCCTGCAAGTGGCAGGGTTGTCGATTGTATTCAGCTTTGTTCTCGGTACCGTGCTCGGTACCGTTCGATACACCCGAATTCCGGTCCTGTCACAGATTGTGGCCGTCATCGTGGATACGATCCGGAATCTGCCGCTGCTGCTGATCATTTTCTTCATTCATATCGTACTTCCCCAGCTCGGGATCAAAATGTCCGTCTTCTGGTCCACGGTTGTTGGACTAAGTCTGTTCGAAGGCGCCATGATCGCAGAGATCGTCCGCAGCGGACTCAAATCGATCGAGCGCGGACAGGTGGAAGCCGCCCGCTCCTCCGGCCTGAGCTATATGCAGACACTTGGCGGCATCATCATGCCCCAGGCTTTGCGACGTATGTCGCCACCGATGGTGAGCCAGTTCATCTCTTTGTTGAAGGATACTTCACTGGCGATCATCATCTCCTTGCCGGAACTGATGCACAATGTGCAGATCCTCGGTGGTCAGAGCTTCGATTACGTCATCCCTGCCCTGCTGCTCGCAGCCGTATTGTACTTCGTCATCAACTACACGTTGTCCATTGTGGCGCGGCGGCTTGAAGCACGAATGACTTGA
- a CDS encoding amino acid ABC transporter permease, which yields MGKLDFSVLIKHSDRFLEGFLNTIQVSIMALIGSFILGAIMAIFRISPIKPLNWIGTAFVEFIRNIPLLLVVFFFYLGLPALGISLDGFISGTLGLTIYTAAFIAEAIRAGIQTVPRGQLEAARSSGLSYVQAMNLIILPQAIKIVLPSIGNQFINLVKNSSILAVVAGMDLMYFADLINSDTFLPLSVYTIVALFYLVLTLPLSFLVHYMERRLGQSDADASRAKGKPKKNKPTGQVTM from the coding sequence ATGGGCAAATTGGACTTCAGCGTACTGATTAAACATTCGGATCGATTCCTGGAAGGGTTCCTCAATACCATCCAGGTGAGCATCATGGCCTTGATTGGCAGCTTTATTCTGGGTGCAATCATGGCTATCTTTCGGATATCCCCCATCAAACCACTCAACTGGATCGGCACGGCTTTTGTGGAGTTTATCCGTAACATCCCGCTGCTGCTTGTCGTGTTTTTCTTCTATCTAGGATTGCCGGCACTCGGCATTTCATTGGATGGCTTCATCTCGGGTACACTCGGTCTTACCATCTATACGGCCGCTTTCATTGCCGAAGCGATCCGGGCGGGCATTCAGACAGTCCCTCGCGGGCAGTTAGAGGCTGCGAGATCTTCCGGTCTGTCCTACGTACAGGCCATGAACCTGATCATTTTGCCACAAGCGATCAAGATTGTATTGCCGTCCATTGGCAACCAGTTTATCAATCTGGTCAAAAACTCATCCATCCTAGCGGTTGTAGCAGGCATGGATCTGATGTATTTTGCCGATCTGATCAACTCGGATACGTTCCTGCCGCTGAGCGTCTACACCATTGTTGCACTGTTCTACCTGGTGCTGACTTTGCCGCTCAGCTTCCTGGTTCACTATATGGAGCGCCGTTTAGGACAAAGTGATGCGGATGCCAGCCGCGCCAAAGGCAAACCAAAAAAGAACAAACCAACGGGTCAGGTCACCATGTAA
- a CDS encoding ABC transporter substrate-binding protein, whose protein sequence is MKNVLKWPSFMLVLILSLVLSGCSTGEESSSSGGSGGNAEAKGTIEQIKERGKLIAGVKYDTKLFGLKDPASGEVEGFDIDIAKALAKQILGDETKVELKEVTSKTRIPMLQNGDIDLIIATMTITDERKEQVDFSDVYFEAGQSLLVKNDSAITGLESLDGVKVLAVKGSTSAQNIREKAPNAEVLEFDNYQDAFTALKAGKGEALTTDNIILIGMQQTDNNYKLVGGNFTSEPYGIAIRKGDTAFVEEVNSLLKSMKDSGEYDTLHEKWLGSKPE, encoded by the coding sequence ATGAAAAATGTATTAAAGTGGCCGTCGTTTATGCTTGTTCTGATTCTATCCCTTGTCTTGTCCGGTTGTAGCACGGGAGAGGAAAGTAGCAGCAGCGGTGGTTCTGGTGGGAATGCAGAAGCCAAAGGCACGATTGAACAGATTAAAGAGCGCGGCAAGCTCATTGCCGGCGTGAAATATGACACCAAATTGTTCGGTTTGAAGGACCCTGCAAGTGGCGAAGTCGAAGGATTCGATATTGATATCGCCAAAGCACTCGCCAAACAAATTCTTGGAGACGAAACAAAGGTAGAACTGAAGGAAGTAACGTCCAAAACTCGCATTCCGATGCTACAAAACGGCGATATTGATCTCATCATCGCTACGATGACGATTACAGATGAACGCAAGGAACAAGTCGATTTCAGTGATGTCTATTTTGAAGCCGGGCAGTCCCTACTTGTGAAAAATGATAGCGCGATTACCGGTCTGGAAAGTCTCGACGGTGTGAAGGTTCTTGCCGTCAAAGGCTCGACCTCTGCGCAAAACATTCGCGAAAAAGCCCCAAATGCCGAGGTGCTGGAATTCGATAACTATCAGGATGCCTTCACAGCCCTCAAAGCGGGCAAAGGCGAAGCTCTGACGACCGATAACATCATCCTGATCGGCATGCAGCAGACAGATAACAACTACAAGCTGGTTGGTGGCAATTTCACGAGCGAACCTTACGGCATAGCGATTCGCAAAGGCGACACAGCCTTCGTCGAAGAAGTAAACAGCCTGCTCAAAAGCATGAAAGACAGCGGTGAATATGATACGTTGCATGAAAAATGGCTGGGCAGCAAGCCAGAGTAA